Below is a genomic region from Gammaproteobacteria bacterium.
TTGCCGGTGCCGAGGAACCCGCGACCTATGCGCCATCAGCTGACTTCTATTTCCAGGTCGTGTTCGTCGCAACAGCGATGTCCATCGTCTCGGGCGCGGTCGCCGAGCGCATGAGGCTATGGGCTTTCCTTGTGTTTGCCGTAGTTATGACTGGTCTGATATACCCGTTGGAAGGACGCTGGACCTGGGGTGGGGAGCCGGTCTTCGGTATGTACACTCTCGGTGACCTTGGCTTCTCCGACTTTGCCGGCTCCGGCATTGTGCACATGGCGGGCGCAGCCGCGGCCCTGGCCGGGG
It encodes:
- a CDS encoding ammonium transporter, translated to MENQIFQLQYALDTFYFLVCGALVMWMAAGFAMLEAGLVRSKNTTEILTKNVALFAVACTMYMVCGYSIMYGGGEFTMFLAGIVGDGVAGAEEPATYAPSADFYFQVVFVATAMSIVSGAVAERMRLWAFLVFAVVMTGLIYPLEGRWTWGGEPVFGMYTLGDLGFSDFAGSGIVHMAGAAAALAG